The proteins below come from a single Crossiella sp. CA-258035 genomic window:
- a CDS encoding sigma-70 family RNA polymerase sigma factor has protein sequence MATTAAELLRLVHDRHAPALRRFALRLTGDEQLSQDVVQESLLRLWRSPAVLDQGESAARAWLFRVARNVVVDERRSAHSRREVGAARVPDPARPDQTDSVLDAWVITEVLTQLTTEHRTVIIRAFYLGHSVAELAVDLAVPQGTVRSRLHYGLRALRRALREKGLTSR, from the coding sequence GTGGCCACCACGGCGGCGGAGCTGCTCCGCCTGGTGCACGACCGCCACGCGCCCGCGCTGCGGCGCTTCGCGCTGCGGCTGACCGGCGACGAACAGCTCTCCCAGGACGTGGTCCAGGAGAGCCTGCTGCGGCTGTGGCGCAGCCCGGCGGTGCTGGACCAGGGCGAGTCGGCGGCGCGGGCCTGGCTGTTCCGGGTGGCGCGCAACGTGGTCGTCGACGAACGCCGCAGCGCGCACTCGCGGCGGGAGGTGGGCGCGGCCAGGGTGCCCGACCCGGCGCGCCCCGACCAGACCGACTCGGTGCTGGACGCCTGGGTGATCACCGAGGTGCTGACCCAGCTGACCACCGAGCACCGCACGGTCATCATCCGCGCGTTCTACCTCGGGCACTCGGTGGCCGAGCTGGCGGTGGACCTGGCGGTGCCGCAGGGCACCGTGCGCTCCCGCCTGCACTACGGCCTGCGCGCGTTGCGCCGCGCCCTCCGGGAGAAGGGGCTGACCAGCCGGTGA